From one Peredibacter starrii genomic stretch:
- a CDS encoding MOSC domain-containing protein, whose amino-acid sequence MKYKILGVYTGKISKLPNDFVTAITKEPRDVIKVSKDWIEGNEINNLVHHGGDMRVIHHYSMANYNYLKEQFPDIADRFLPGTYGENIVTEELTERDLNIGDIYQLGTAKVQLTVSRRPCVTINHAYQDGRVQKEIVVSGRSGWYYRVLEEGEIRPGDYLEFLERPYPDLPLYKLHIQGYGEERFADKEYLRRCLETGLMDKGWKPKIEAALN is encoded by the coding sequence ATGAAATACAAAATTTTAGGTGTCTACACCGGTAAAATATCCAAGCTCCCAAATGATTTCGTAACTGCGATCACGAAGGAACCTCGAGATGTCATAAAAGTATCTAAGGACTGGATAGAAGGCAATGAGATTAACAATTTGGTCCATCATGGCGGAGACATGCGTGTCATTCATCATTACTCCATGGCCAACTATAATTATCTGAAAGAACAGTTTCCTGATATTGCTGACCGCTTTCTTCCTGGTACGTATGGTGAAAATATTGTCACTGAAGAACTTACTGAAAGAGATTTAAACATCGGTGATATCTATCAACTCGGTACGGCCAAAGTTCAACTGACGGTTTCTCGTAGACCTTGTGTTACGATTAATCACGCCTATCAGGACGGCCGCGTTCAGAAAGAGATTGTCGTATCAGGTAGATCTGGCTGGTATTATCGTGTTTTAGAAGAAGGTGAAATTCGACCTGGTGACTATCTTGAGTTCCTGGAGAGGCCCTACCCCGATTTGCCTCTCTATAAATTGCACATTCAGGGTTATGGTGAAGAACGGTTTGCGGATAAAGAATATCTTAGACGTTGCTTGGAAACTGGTTTGATGGATAAAGGATGGAAGCCAAAGATAGAAGCGGCCTTGAACTAG
- a CDS encoding efflux RND transporter permease subunit, protein MIKSIIRFSVKNSMVVIFMTAIISIYGFWCFKKLSIDAIPDITNTQVQVITLATGLVPEEVERQVTFPVETSLNGIRGVIDMRSVSRSGLSHITVIFAEGTDILEARQLISERLILIKDELPDYEIFMGPIVTGLGDIFHYTILPKNKKLEELSTKEMMELRDVQDWVIRPELRRVKGVAEVNTTGGYPTQYYVLPDLKKMNENGISFADVSRALKLNNFNVGGNYVEKGDSQVLIQGSGLLKSIKEIENVPIRMSKNLMPIFVKDIAKVKLDKPLVNGSATYNGAEAVIGSPLMMAGENSREVAVKIRDAIEHLNKNVLKDHEIKVLYDRSELVNKTLTTVNKNLLFGCALVVLVLIFLIGNLRAAIITSIMIPISLLITFIVMKLSNLSGNLMSLGALDFGVIIDGVVIVIDNCIRQIQVRTKAKGSSLDREEIHDTVITATNEIMSAAMLGRFIIILVFIPLLMLTGVEGKMFSPMAKTFVYALAAVFILSFTSVPALASLLLKSTTEEKKPFVLRWFEKIYYPALNWSLGKFGLLTVLAVSLLGISMYLFSNIGGEFIPRMDEGSAAIRVVRKADVAPSHVLSEQIRLEKIMLQIPEVDRAFSRSGTAEVPDDPNGMNSSDWIVEFKPESDWRPGMTRQKIRDEILTKLKADDGGAVFMMGQPIEMRSNELLEGTRSDISLKVFGNNLDQAIALAEEIQKEVKQVHGAFEVELDVQGKNKLLKITPDEDIREQLGFGRRNLLETVELALGGEQVGRIYEDMRSFALVMRLPHEDRENIEAIRSLPIPVRDGLSIRLSEIAHVKEVDTHSVITRENSARRIAIQINVKDRDMESFVKEAAVRVEKNVKLPEGVTLEWGGNFKNLQNAKERLSVILPITLLVVFLLIYYAFFNWSISLLIFACIPFAWVGGILMLIASGLPFSISAGVGFIALAGIAVINGMILVAYFNTLKSQGMTGEELIQSGVSLRLRPVLMTAMTDIFGFLPMAFATGLGAEVQKPLALVVIGGVITATLLTLIFIPVLYKKFEKKIGLAKIVDH, encoded by the coding sequence ATGATCAAATCAATTATTCGCTTTAGTGTAAAAAACAGCATGGTCGTGATCTTCATGACCGCCATTATTTCTATCTATGGTTTCTGGTGTTTTAAGAAATTATCGATCGACGCCATTCCCGATATCACAAACACTCAGGTGCAAGTGATAACTCTCGCTACAGGTTTAGTTCCGGAAGAAGTTGAAAGACAAGTCACTTTCCCGGTTGAGACGAGTTTGAACGGAATTAGGGGAGTGATCGATATGCGATCAGTTTCTCGTTCTGGTCTCTCGCACATCACGGTTATTTTCGCTGAGGGAACCGATATTCTTGAGGCCCGTCAGTTAATTTCGGAACGACTCATCCTGATTAAGGATGAACTTCCGGATTATGAAATCTTTATGGGTCCAATTGTGACTGGTCTAGGTGATATTTTTCACTACACAATTCTTCCAAAAAATAAAAAGCTGGAAGAGCTTAGTACCAAAGAAATGATGGAGCTAAGAGATGTTCAAGACTGGGTGATTCGTCCGGAGCTTAGACGCGTAAAGGGTGTGGCGGAAGTTAATACCACCGGAGGCTACCCGACTCAGTACTATGTACTCCCGGATCTTAAGAAAATGAATGAAAATGGCATTTCATTTGCGGACGTTAGTCGCGCACTTAAGCTCAATAACTTCAACGTGGGAGGAAACTATGTTGAAAAGGGTGACTCCCAGGTTCTTATTCAAGGATCTGGACTTCTAAAGAGCATTAAAGAAATCGAGAACGTGCCAATTCGAATGTCTAAAAACCTCATGCCGATTTTTGTAAAGGACATTGCCAAGGTTAAGCTAGATAAGCCCCTGGTGAATGGTTCGGCAACTTACAATGGTGCAGAGGCAGTCATTGGTAGTCCGCTTATGATGGCAGGAGAGAACTCACGAGAGGTTGCTGTAAAGATTCGAGATGCCATCGAACATCTCAATAAAAATGTTCTTAAAGACCATGAGATTAAGGTTCTTTACGATCGTTCTGAATTAGTGAACAAAACACTCACGACTGTTAATAAAAATCTTCTGTTTGGTTGTGCCTTGGTTGTCCTCGTTTTGATTTTCTTAATCGGAAATCTTCGCGCGGCCATTATCACTTCCATCATGATTCCTATTTCGCTTCTAATCACTTTCATTGTGATGAAGCTTTCTAATCTCTCTGGGAACTTAATGAGTTTAGGTGCCCTGGATTTCGGGGTCATTATCGATGGTGTCGTAATTGTTATCGATAACTGTATTAGACAAATCCAAGTAAGAACCAAGGCCAAGGGGAGTTCCCTTGATCGTGAAGAAATCCACGATACCGTTATTACTGCGACTAATGAAATTATGTCGGCGGCGATGCTTGGTCGATTCATTATCATTCTGGTTTTCATTCCTCTCTTGATGCTAACTGGTGTCGAAGGGAAGATGTTCTCTCCAATGGCAAAGACTTTCGTTTACGCATTGGCCGCGGTTTTCATACTGTCTTTTACATCGGTTCCGGCCCTGGCGTCGTTACTTTTGAAATCGACAACAGAAGAGAAGAAGCCCTTTGTCCTTCGTTGGTTTGAAAAGATCTACTACCCAGCTCTGAACTGGTCACTTGGAAAATTTGGATTACTGACTGTTCTGGCAGTAAGCCTTTTAGGCATCTCAATGTATCTCTTCTCGAACATCGGGGGTGAGTTTATTCCTCGCATGGATGAAGGAAGTGCCGCAATCCGTGTTGTTCGAAAGGCCGACGTGGCTCCATCACACGTGCTTTCGGAGCAGATTCGCCTGGAAAAAATCATGCTCCAAATTCCTGAAGTGGATCGAGCCTTCTCACGAAGTGGTACAGCGGAAGTTCCGGACGATCCCAATGGCATGAACTCTTCTGACTGGATTGTGGAATTCAAACCGGAGAGTGATTGGCGCCCTGGTATGACTCGACAAAAAATTCGAGATGAGATTCTGACAAAGCTTAAAGCAGACGATGGTGGTGCTGTCTTTATGATGGGTCAACCGATTGAGATGAGATCAAATGAGCTGTTAGAGGGAACTCGCTCTGATATTTCACTTAAAGTTTTCGGAAACAATTTAGACCAGGCCATCGCCTTGGCCGAAGAAATTCAGAAAGAAGTGAAACAAGTTCATGGCGCCTTTGAAGTGGAACTTGATGTACAAGGCAAAAATAAACTTCTAAAAATCACGCCGGATGAAGACATTCGCGAACAGTTAGGTTTTGGTCGAAGAAACTTACTTGAAACAGTTGAACTGGCGTTGGGTGGAGAGCAGGTCGGTCGAATCTATGAAGACATGCGAAGTTTTGCCCTGGTGATGCGTCTTCCCCATGAAGATCGGGAAAATATCGAAGCGATTAGATCTCTACCTATTCCTGTTCGGGATGGATTAAGCATCAGATTATCTGAGATTGCCCATGTTAAGGAAGTTGATACTCATAGTGTGATCACGCGAGAGAACTCTGCCCGTCGAATTGCCATCCAAATTAACGTAAAAGATCGTGATATGGAAAGTTTTGTAAAAGAGGCGGCAGTACGAGTTGAGAAGAATGTGAAACTTCCGGAGGGCGTGACTTTGGAGTGGGGAGGAAACTTCAAGAACCTCCAAAATGCCAAGGAAAGACTTTCGGTCATTCTACCAATCACTTTGTTAGTAGTGTTCCTGTTAATCTACTACGCTTTCTTCAACTGGAGTATCTCTTTACTGATTTTCGCCTGTATTCCATTTGCCTGGGTGGGAGGAATTCTCATGCTGATTGCCAGCGGTCTGCCGTTTAGTATTTCGGCGGGAGTAGGGTTCATTGCCCTGGCAGGGATTGCGGTGATCAATGGAATGATTCTCGTGGCGTATTTCAATACGTTGAAGTCACAGGGCATGACGGGAGAGGAGCTTATTCAAAGTGGGGTGTCGCTTCGTTTAAGACCAGTGCTCATGACGGCGATGACGGATATTTTCGGATTCTTGCCGATGGCCTTTGCCACTGGATTAGGGGCGGAAGTGCAAAAACCTCTCGCCCTAGTGGTGATAGGTGGAGTTATCACAGCTACTCTATTAACACTTATTTTCATTCCGGTTTTATATAAGAAATTTGAGAAGAAAATTGGTTTAGCAAAAATTGTGGATCATTAA
- a CDS encoding arylamine N-acetyltransferase family protein, translated as MDLKAYFERIGYTKTPKVDFNTLNELHRLHTTSIPFENLNPFTYKEVPLDLETLERKMVQGMRGGYCFEQNILFSSALREIGFKFKWLGARVLWNQAEDLITRRSHMLFLVDLENETYLADVGFGGMTLTTPIKFKTDIVQKTTHEDFRIKNLQEDLILQANVGGEWKTIYRFDLTIQHLIDYEVANYYLYTNPTSHFRNMLIAAKPFEEGRLALSNNQFTIHWKGGKSEKVLFKSVDEIRNVLTEKFGIRLDGVSDLDSRLLALLNTL; from the coding sequence ATGGACTTAAAAGCCTACTTTGAACGAATTGGTTACACAAAAACGCCCAAGGTTGACTTTAATACTTTGAATGAACTTCATCGTTTGCATACGACCTCTATCCCTTTCGAAAATCTCAATCCTTTTACTTATAAAGAAGTTCCACTGGATCTTGAAACGCTTGAAAGGAAAATGGTCCAGGGAATGCGGGGTGGCTACTGCTTTGAGCAGAACATTCTTTTCTCGTCTGCATTAAGAGAAATAGGGTTCAAGTTTAAGTGGCTTGGAGCTCGAGTTCTTTGGAATCAAGCAGAAGACCTTATTACTCGTCGTTCACATATGTTGTTCCTGGTTGATCTAGAAAATGAGACCTATCTCGCAGACGTGGGGTTTGGTGGGATGACTCTAACGACTCCGATAAAATTTAAAACTGATATCGTACAAAAAACTACTCATGAGGATTTTAGAATCAAAAACCTCCAAGAAGATTTAATTCTTCAAGCGAATGTCGGTGGAGAGTGGAAAACAATTTATCGTTTTGATCTTACTATACAGCATTTAATTGATTACGAAGTGGCCAACTACTATCTTTACACGAATCCTACTTCCCATTTTAGAAATATGCTCATTGCCGCCAAACCTTTCGAAGAAGGTAGGCTGGCTTTGAGCAATAATCAGTTCACCATTCATTGGAAAGGTGGAAAGAGTGAGAAGGTGTTATTTAAGTCAGTGGATGAAATTCGAAATGTCCTCACAGAAAAGTTTGGCATCCGTTTAGATGGCGTAAGTGATTTAGACTCACGCCTTTTAGCTCTTTTAAATACTCTTTAA
- a CDS encoding sensor histidine kinase, with amino-acid sequence MSNKILNTSPFESSESVHTPISPLVATAEEEKFRLLVESVRDYGIFLIDKKGFIESWNIGAERIKGYQADEIIGKHFSIFYTSEDKIRRHPQFELEIAEKIGKYEEEGWRVRKDGTRFWSNIVITALRDKTGALVGFAKVTRDLTERKNAEEKLKLSEERARKMFESVKDYAMITLNCDGTIATWNEGARRIKGYETKEIIGKHFSVFYPETDIQMGKCEYGLNEAIETGRFEDDGWQVRKDGTRFWASVIITAIRDNDGSIIAFSQVTRDMTERKRTDDLLRMSYANLEKRIDERTNQLMSTNIKLQEAIQVRDEFLSIASHELRTPLTPLKLQVQRLLKSIHHKTLHSMSEKSLEKIISGCDTSISRLSSLIDNLLDVSRINMGKLNLNIEKFDLKEMASELLDRYRLEIRNSETDVTLTVKDPIWGNFDRLRIEQVFTNLLTNALKYGERKPVRIEIYEENGCAHFTFHDRGLGIPPKDLERVFERFERLHAEDTVGGLGLGLYITRQIIEAHGGTINAESSKEWGTLFKVKIPLNHLEP; translated from the coding sequence ATGAGCAACAAAATTCTGAACACCTCGCCTTTTGAATCAAGTGAATCAGTTCATACTCCTATCTCTCCTTTAGTGGCGACTGCGGAAGAAGAAAAGTTTCGTCTGCTAGTAGAATCAGTAAGAGATTACGGAATATTTCTCATCGATAAAAAAGGCTTTATTGAAAGCTGGAACATCGGTGCTGAAAGAATCAAGGGCTATCAGGCCGATGAGATTATCGGGAAACACTTCTCTATCTTCTATACGAGTGAAGACAAGATCCGTCGTCATCCACAATTTGAATTAGAGATCGCCGAAAAAATCGGAAAGTATGAAGAAGAAGGTTGGCGCGTAAGAAAAGACGGAACGAGATTCTGGTCGAACATTGTAATTACCGCTTTAAGAGATAAGACCGGTGCCTTAGTAGGATTTGCCAAAGTTACACGCGACTTAACTGAAAGAAAAAATGCGGAAGAAAAATTAAAGCTAAGTGAAGAGCGTGCTCGCAAGATGTTTGAGTCCGTAAAAGACTATGCCATGATCACTCTAAATTGTGATGGCACGATTGCTACCTGGAATGAAGGTGCACGTCGAATTAAAGGATATGAGACCAAAGAAATCATTGGGAAGCATTTCTCTGTGTTCTATCCCGAGACCGATATACAGATGGGAAAATGTGAATACGGATTAAACGAAGCGATTGAAACTGGTCGTTTTGAAGATGATGGCTGGCAAGTTCGTAAAGACGGAACAAGATTTTGGGCCAGTGTTATCATCACTGCTATTAGAGACAACGATGGAAGCATTATTGCCTTTTCACAAGTGACCCGCGATATGACGGAAAGAAAGCGCACTGATGATCTCCTCAGAATGTCTTATGCAAATCTCGAGAAGCGAATTGATGAACGTACAAATCAATTAATGAGTACGAACATTAAGCTTCAAGAGGCCATTCAGGTGAGAGATGAATTTTTAAGCATCGCCTCCCATGAATTAAGAACTCCGCTGACTCCATTGAAACTGCAGGTACAACGCCTGTTAAAGAGCATTCACCATAAAACTCTTCACTCCATGAGCGAAAAGAGTTTAGAGAAAATTATCAGCGGCTGTGATACCTCTATTTCTCGTCTATCAAGCTTAATCGATAATCTCTTAGACGTTTCGCGCATCAATATGGGGAAGTTGAATCTCAATATTGAAAAATTCGATTTGAAAGAAATGGCTTCCGAACTACTTGATCGCTATAGATTAGAAATCAGGAATTCCGAGACAGATGTGACCCTAACAGTGAAGGATCCAATTTGGGGAAATTTTGATCGTCTGCGTATCGAGCAAGTGTTTACGAATCTTCTTACGAATGCGCTTAAGTATGGTGAGAGGAAACCTGTTCGTATCGAGATTTATGAAGAAAACGGATGTGCTCATTTCACATTCCATGATCGAGGCCTGGGGATTCCTCCAAAAGATCTTGAAAGAGTGTTCGAACGTTTTGAAAGACTTCATGCTGAAGACACTGTTGGGGGACTTGGACTTGGCCTTTATATTACTCGTCAGATCATTGAGGCGCATGGTGGAACGATAAATGCTGAAAGCTCTAAGGAGTGGGGCACACTTTTTAAGGTCAAAATTCCTCTAAATCATCTAGAGCCCTAA
- a CDS encoding linear amide C-N hydrolase, whose translation MKMFTLSLFAFTLSLQSSLACTRAVYFGANKDIITARTMDWKADIQTNLWIFPQGMKRNGVAGPNSVEWTSKYGSVIASGYEVGTTDGMNEKGLVANILWLVESEYPKFEKSRPAMAVSIWGQYVLDNFSTVKEAVKALKSEPFIVVTDNVPGENRLATVHLSLSDASGDSAIFEYVKGKLVIHHDRKYQVMTNSPIFEKQLALEEYWKEIGGTTMLPGTNRSADRFARASFYINSIPKSKDPVVALASVFSVIRNVSVPYGITTPDQPNISSTRWRSVADHSRLMYFFESALTPNTFWVNLKEVDFSSKTGKVMKLDLGKDQRNVYSGNAVKDFKISEPFKFLGL comes from the coding sequence ATGAAGATGTTCACTCTGTCGCTATTTGCTTTCACACTTTCCCTACAGTCTTCCCTCGCTTGCACGCGCGCGGTTTATTTCGGAGCCAATAAAGACATCATCACCGCAAGAACCATGGATTGGAAGGCCGACATCCAAACAAACTTGTGGATATTTCCACAAGGCATGAAACGAAATGGCGTTGCTGGACCAAACTCCGTTGAATGGACTTCAAAATATGGGAGCGTGATCGCCTCTGGTTATGAGGTAGGTACCACCGATGGCATGAATGAAAAAGGATTGGTAGCTAACATTCTATGGTTGGTGGAATCGGAATATCCAAAATTTGAAAAATCCAGACCTGCCATGGCCGTTTCTATTTGGGGGCAATATGTGCTGGATAACTTCTCGACAGTCAAAGAAGCAGTTAAAGCTTTAAAGAGCGAGCCATTTATCGTTGTGACAGATAATGTTCCCGGAGAGAACAGACTTGCAACTGTTCATTTATCGCTTTCCGATGCCAGTGGTGACAGTGCCATCTTTGAATATGTCAAAGGCAAACTGGTCATTCATCACGACCGAAAATATCAAGTCATGACTAATTCACCTATCTTTGAAAAGCAACTTGCACTCGAGGAATATTGGAAGGAAATCGGGGGAACCACTATGCTCCCTGGAACCAATCGCTCGGCCGATCGATTCGCACGTGCCTCGTTCTACATTAATTCCATTCCAAAATCGAAAGATCCGGTTGTGGCACTCGCGAGTGTCTTTAGTGTAATTCGAAATGTATCGGTTCCCTATGGAATTACCACGCCTGATCAACCCAATATCTCCTCCACCCGCTGGAGATCAGTCGCAGATCATTCACGTCTGATGTATTTTTTTGAATCGGCGCTTACGCCAAATACATTTTGGGTCAATTTGAAAGAAGTGGATTTTTCCAGCAAAACAGGAAAAGTCATGAAGCTTGACCTGGGTAAAGATCAAAGGAATGTCTACTCAGGAAACGCGGTTAAAGACTTTAAAATCTCTGAGCCTTTTAAGTTTTTAGGGCTCTAG
- a CDS encoding TolC family protein, which translates to MKLLPLLLALGTIYSVQAEVCSHIYTPHHLFDEAMKRNIHLELKDLQNKALEGQIVEANKIYNPEFEHFTTSGNQLGRQNITSESRIWFNLQLNNKRAKKTRVAEMDREIGQVELEALRLQLKQEIFLATLRFKQIKSEIGAVENLSDVVENFIQRYKKVGFLTPEQRVEVGSLELSSRDLDMRKASLQNETDLILRLFQKMTGESCDVTVKLSENGKNEWPDLNDFQFKPDQALSFKLDQLALKKSEFEFEREESKKVPDLKVGPVWQLNKLGNQEYNIFGVGLIIPMPFFDRNQGLRTAAEFNMKRARRYEEYRKVQRQKEFEFRVDSYLRLREKINGKTELEEYKKLTNEYKRLFLRGLITASSFLSYKRELLNLTFEVHQIENALASHLLELYRLNNQTTDGFLQKVLKL; encoded by the coding sequence ATGAAATTGTTACCTTTGCTTTTAGCATTGGGGACGATCTATTCAGTTCAGGCTGAGGTCTGTTCCCATATTTATACTCCTCATCATCTTTTTGATGAGGCAATGAAGAGAAATATCCATTTAGAATTGAAAGACCTTCAGAACAAGGCCCTTGAAGGCCAGATCGTCGAGGCAAATAAAATCTATAATCCCGAGTTTGAACACTTCACAACTTCAGGAAATCAACTTGGCCGTCAAAACATAACGAGTGAATCAAGAATATGGTTCAATCTTCAGCTAAACAATAAACGTGCGAAAAAGACACGTGTAGCGGAAATGGACAGGGAAATCGGCCAGGTCGAACTGGAGGCTTTGCGCCTACAGCTCAAGCAGGAAATTTTTCTCGCCACTCTTCGTTTTAAGCAAATTAAGAGCGAGATTGGAGCTGTTGAAAACCTGTCAGATGTGGTTGAAAACTTTATTCAGCGATACAAAAAAGTTGGCTTTTTAACTCCCGAACAAAGAGTTGAAGTTGGTTCTTTAGAGCTCTCAAGTCGTGATCTGGACATGCGAAAGGCAAGCTTACAAAACGAAACGGATCTCATTTTGCGACTTTTCCAGAAGATGACTGGGGAGAGTTGTGACGTAACAGTTAAGCTTTCTGAAAACGGCAAAAACGAATGGCCCGATTTGAATGACTTCCAATTCAAACCCGACCAGGCCCTATCATTTAAGCTGGATCAGTTGGCCTTGAAGAAATCGGAATTCGAATTTGAGCGAGAAGAATCAAAGAAAGTCCCGGATTTGAAAGTTGGACCCGTCTGGCAGCTCAATAAATTGGGAAATCAGGAATATAACATTTTTGGAGTTGGTCTCATCATTCCAATGCCTTTTTTCGATCGTAACCAAGGTCTAAGAACAGCGGCTGAATTTAACATGAAGCGGGCCCGTCGTTATGAGGAGTATCGAAAAGTTCAACGACAAAAAGAATTTGAGTTCAGAGTCGATAGTTACCTGAGACTTCGTGAAAAGATCAATGGGAAGACTGAACTGGAAGAATATAAAAAACTTACCAATGAGTATAAGAGACTCTTCCTTCGTGGATTAATTACGGCCTCAAGTTTCCTAAGCTATAAGCGGGAACTTTTAAACCTTACTTTTGAAGTCCATCAGATTGAGAACGCTCTGGCGTCCCATCTCCTTGAACTTTACCGTCTGAACAATCAGACCACTGATGGATTCTTACAGAAGGTATTAAAATTATGA
- a CDS encoding c-type cytochrome: MFKKILKVLCLVFGLILLGSGAIYLAAHNNFKKTAEKKFPEPDLALQVELNPHWKNEGKRLTQMKGCLDCHGPQLEGRTFIEDPAIGVFSGSNLTPHATGVSETYSTKDWVRAIRFGLNRGNRLLKFMPSQEFSSLSDEDLGKIIVYLQSLPPVAKNSRPITVGPMAKVLDYFGKMPLLFSGKYVPNERIKVKSLTAEDTIEYGKYVSSSCVGCHNPQFTGGPIDGVPPSWPHASNITSKGKLQAYDFDDFKKVLTTGVTKDGRKINPQFMPWTATAAMSETELKALYRYLKSI; this comes from the coding sequence ATGTTTAAGAAAATACTTAAAGTATTATGTCTCGTCTTTGGTCTCATCCTCTTAGGATCAGGTGCCATCTACCTTGCTGCTCATAATAATTTTAAGAAAACTGCAGAGAAGAAATTTCCAGAACCAGATCTGGCCCTTCAAGTTGAATTGAATCCTCATTGGAAAAATGAAGGAAAACGTCTTACTCAAATGAAGGGATGTCTTGATTGTCATGGCCCTCAACTTGAAGGACGAACTTTCATCGAAGATCCTGCCATAGGTGTTTTTTCAGGATCTAATCTTACTCCGCATGCCACTGGCGTCAGTGAAACTTATTCTACCAAAGACTGGGTTCGGGCCATCCGTTTCGGGTTGAACCGTGGAAACCGATTGTTAAAGTTTATGCCATCTCAGGAATTTTCATCTCTAAGCGATGAAGATCTAGGTAAGATCATTGTCTATCTTCAAAGCCTTCCACCAGTTGCGAAAAACTCTCGACCTATTACAGTTGGGCCGATGGCAAAAGTTCTCGACTATTTTGGAAAGATGCCTCTCCTCTTCTCTGGAAAGTACGTGCCAAACGAGCGAATCAAAGTAAAAAGCCTTACAGCAGAAGATACTATCGAGTATGGAAAATATGTTTCATCCAGTTGCGTTGGTTGCCATAATCCTCAGTTTACCGGTGGACCAATTGATGGGGTTCCGCCAAGCTGGCCTCACGCTTCCAACATAACTTCTAAAGGTAAACTTCAAGCTTACGACTTCGATGATTTCAAAAAAGTCCTGACCACTGGAGTGACAAAAGATGGCAGAAAAATCAATCCGCAGTTCATGCCTTGGACTGCAACGGCCGCCATGTCTGAGACGGAATTGAAGGCGCTTTACCGATACTTAAAGAGTATTTAA
- a CDS encoding HD domain-containing protein has protein sequence MNKYFFALLLLVTTAVFAQPRTATGIALDASWKVKLNDFALKNVAHQSWGYPHAERNFQNTRKLARLEGIEVDEDVLFAAALLHDLGGLTGFEKEGVDHAVRSAELAGPLLQSLGFPENKIDDVKEIILGHVYYGPKPHGAVVQLFRDADILDFMGTMGVARLLAANVELGKKPAIENSTLTMKQMMTKLPEELMSPSAQKEGKIRMTEMQNFLQMLEKYSFGGKAL, from the coding sequence ATGAACAAGTACTTTTTCGCCCTTCTGCTTTTAGTGACTACAGCTGTTTTTGCTCAACCAAGAACCGCAACTGGCATCGCATTGGATGCTTCTTGGAAAGTTAAACTGAACGATTTCGCACTTAAAAATGTGGCTCACCAATCTTGGGGATATCCACATGCTGAAAGAAACTTTCAAAATACACGTAAATTAGCAAGGCTTGAAGGCATCGAAGTAGATGAAGATGTACTATTCGCAGCTGCACTTCTACATGATTTAGGGGGGCTCACTGGATTTGAAAAAGAAGGCGTTGATCACGCCGTAAGATCGGCAGAACTTGCTGGTCCCCTCCTTCAATCACTCGGTTTTCCAGAAAACAAAATTGATGATGTAAAAGAAATTATTCTTGGCCACGTATACTACGGGCCAAAACCTCACGGAGCTGTTGTTCAGCTATTCAGAGACGCTGATATCCTAGATTTTATGGGGACAATGGGCGTGGCCAGACTTCTGGCCGCAAACGTTGAGCTTGGAAAGAAACCAGCGATTGAAAATTCAACTCTTACGATGAAGCAAATGATGACCAAGCTTCCAGAGGAACTTATGTCACCAAGTGCCCAGAAAGAAGGAAAGATCAGAATGACAGAAATGCAAAATTTCCTTCAGATGTTAGAAAAGTATTCATTTGGTGGGAAAGCTCTTTAG
- the msrB gene encoding peptide-methionine (R)-S-oxide reductase MsrB translates to MKDSATEPPFKNEYWDNKRPGIYVDRLTGEALFCSLDKYDSGTGWPSFTKTINDKIVETKLDLSLLGERTEVRSKTSDSHLGHVFDDGPKDKGGKRFCINSAALKFIPLEDMQKMGYGKYLSLFDGQTSH, encoded by the coding sequence ATGAAAGATTCTGCGACTGAGCCACCATTTAAAAATGAATATTGGGACAACAAGCGACCTGGAATTTATGTAGATCGATTGACCGGTGAGGCACTGTTTTGCTCTTTGGACAAATATGATTCTGGCACAGGCTGGCCGAGCTTTACCAAAACGATTAATGACAAGATTGTTGAGACAAAACTTGATCTCAGTCTTTTAGGTGAACGAACTGAGGTGAGAAGTAAAACCAGTGACAGTCACTTAGGACACGTCTTTGATGATGGCCCGAAAGATAAGGGTGGAAAAAGATTTTGTATTAACTCTGCTGCCTTGAAATTCATTCCTCTCGAGGACATGCAAAAGATGGGCTATGGAAAATATCTATCACTCTTTGACGGTCAAACTTCACATTAA